From a region of the Orcinus orca chromosome 18, mOrcOrc1.1, whole genome shotgun sequence genome:
- the GPR183 gene encoding G-protein coupled receptor 183, whose amino-acid sequence MDIKMDNFTTPSAAPLESDCDLYAHYRTARILMPLHYSIVFIIGLVGNLLALTVIIQNRKKINSTTLYSTNLVISDILFTTALPTRIAYYALGFDWRIGEALCRITALVFYINTYAGVNFMTCLSIDRFFAVVHPLRYNKMKRIEHAKCICIFVWILVFAQTLPLLIKPMSKKEAERTTCMEYPNFEETKSLPWILLGACFIGYVLPLVIILICYSQICCKLFKTAKQNPLSEKSGVNKKALNTIIFIIVVFVVCFTPYHIAIIQHMIKKLGFPDLLECSQRYSFQISLHFTVCLMNFNCCMDPFIYFFACKGYKRKVMKMLKRQVSVSISSAVKSAPEENSREMTETQMMIHSKSLNGK is encoded by the coding sequence ATGGATATAAAAATGGACAACTTTACTACACCCTCTGCAGCTCCTCTGGAGAGCGACTGTGACCTCTACGCCCACTACCGCACAGCCAGGATCCTCATGCCTCTGCATTACAGCATCGTCTTCATAATTGGGCTCGTGGGAAACCTGTTGGCCTTGACAGTCATtattcaaaacaggaaaaaaatcaactctaCCACTCTATATTCAACCAATTTGGTGATTTCAGACATACTGTTCACCACCGCTCTGCCTACACGGATAGCCTACTACGCACTGGGTTTTGACTGGAGAATCGGCGAGGCCTTGTGTAGGATAACTGCTCTCGTGTTTTACATCAACACGTACGCAGGCGTGAACTTCATGACCTGCCTGAGCATTGACCGGTTCTTTGCCGTGGTGCACCCGCTGCGGtacaacaagatgaaaagaattgaacaTGCAAAATGCATTTGCATATTTGTCTGGATTCTCGTATTTGCTCAAACACTCCCACTGCTCATAAAACCTATGTCAAAGAAGGAGGCTGAAAGGACTACATGCATGGAATATCCAAACTTTGAAGAAACCAAATCTCTTCCCTGGATTCTGCTTGGTGCATGTTTCATAGGATATGTACTTCCGCTGGTAATCATTCTTATCTGCTATTCTCAAATCTGTTGCAAGCTCTTTAAAACTGCCAAACAGAACCCATTAAGTGAGAAATCTGGTGTAAACAAAAAGGCTCTcaacacaattatttttataattgttgtgTTTGTTGTCTGTTTCACACCTTATCATATTGCAATTATTCAACACATGATTAAGAAGCTTGGTTTTCCTGATCTCCTGGAATGTAGCCAAAGATATTCATTCCAGATATCTCTGCACTTCACAGTATGCCTGATGAACTTCAATTGCTGCATGGAcccttttatatatttctttgcaTGTAAAGGGTACAAGAGAAAGGTCATGAAGATGCTGAAACGTCAAGTCAGTGTATCAATTTCCAGTGCCGTGAAGTCAGCCCCTGAAGAAAACTCACGTGAAATGACGGAAACTCAAATGATGATACATTCCAAGTCtttaaatggaaagtaa
- the GPR18 gene encoding N-arachidonyl glycine receptor has product MPTTSYKMTTPHSQAQPGPSIDPYPDEYKTAALVFYSCIFITGLFVNVTALWVFSCTTKKRTTVTIYMMNVALLDLIFIMSLPFRMFYYAKGEWPFGEYFCQILGALTVFYPSIALWLLAFISADRYMAIVQPKYTKELKNTCKAMLACVGVWIMTLTTTIPLLLLYEDPDKASNPATCLKISDIIHLKAINALNFTRLIFFFLIPLFIMIGCYLVIIHSLLHGKTSKLKPKVKKKSIRIIITLMVQVLVCFMPFHICFAFLMLGGEENSYNPWGAFATFLMNLSTCLDVILYYIVSKQFQARVISVMLYRNYLRSVRRKSFRSGSLRSLSNINSEML; this is encoded by the coding sequence ATGCCCACAACAAGCTATAAGATGACCACCCCTCACAGTCAAGCTCAACCTGGCCCTTCTATCGACCCATATCCAGACGAATACAAAACAGCAGCCCTTGTCTTCTACAGCTGTATCTTCATAACTGGCTTATTCGTTAATGTCACTGCCTTATGGGTTTTCAGTTGTACCACCAAGAAGAGAACCACTGTAACCATCTATATGATGAACGTGGCACTACTGGACTTGATATTTATAATGAGCTTACCCTTTCGAATGTTTTATTATGCAAAAGGTGAATGGCCGTTTGGAGAGTACTTCTGCCAGATTCTTGGGGCTCTCACAGTGTTTTATCCAAGTATTGCTCTATGGCTTCTTGCTTTCATTAGTGCCGACAGATACATGGCCATTGTACAGCCGAAATACACCAAGGAACTTAAAAATACATGCAAGGCCATGCTAGCGTGTGTGGGAGTCTGGATAATGACCCTGACAACCACCATCCCACTCCTACTGCTCTATGAAGACCCAGATAAAGCCTCCAACCCTGCCACCTGCCTCAAGATTTCTGACATCATCCACTTAAAAGCTATTAATGCGCTGAACTTCACTcgactgattttctttttcttgattcctCTGTTCATCATGATTGGGTGCTACTTGGTCATTATTCATAGTCTCCTTCACGGTAAGACATCTAAGCTGAAGCCAAAAGTCAAGAAGAAGTCTATACGGATCATTATCACGCTCATGGTGCAGGTGCTCGTCTGCTTCATGCCTTTCCACATCTGCTTTGCTTTCCTGAtgctgggaggggaggagaacaGCTACAACCCGTGGGGAGCCTTTGCCACCTTCCTCATGAACCTCAGCACCTGTCTGGATGTGATTCTCTACTACATTGTTTCAAAACAATTTCAGGCTCGAGTCATTAGTGTCATGCTATACCGCAATTATCTTCGGAGCGTGCGCAGAAAGAGCTTCCGCTCGGGTAGTTTACGGTCCCTAAGCAACATAAACAGTGAAATGTTATGA